From a region of the Pectobacterium aquaticum genome:
- the tadA gene encoding tRNA adenosine(34) deaminase TadA: protein MFERVNVDNLRNDEYWMRYALTLAQRAQDEGEVPVGAVLVLDNEAIGEGWNRPIGHHDPTAHAEIMALRQGGLVLQNYRLLETTLYVTLEPCIMCAGAMIHSRIGRLVYGASDEKTGAAGSLVDILRHPGMNHQIVIESGILADECSATLSAFFRLRREQHKAQRAAEKSEKNAAQE from the coding sequence ATGTTCGAGAGAGTAAACGTGGACAACCTGCGTAACGATGAATACTGGATGCGCTATGCATTAACGCTAGCTCAGCGTGCTCAGGATGAAGGCGAGGTGCCGGTTGGAGCGGTGCTGGTGCTGGATAATGAAGCGATCGGCGAGGGGTGGAACCGGCCGATTGGGCATCACGATCCTACCGCGCATGCTGAGATTATGGCGCTGCGGCAGGGAGGGCTGGTGTTGCAGAACTACCGCCTGCTAGAGACAACGCTGTATGTCACGCTGGAGCCGTGCATCATGTGTGCGGGTGCGATGATACACAGCCGTATTGGCCGTTTGGTTTACGGTGCGTCAGATGAGAAAACGGGGGCGGCGGGCTCGCTGGTGGACATTCTGCGCCACCCCGGCATGAATCATCAGATCGTGATTGAATCGGGCATTCTGGCTGATGAATGTTCTGCAACGCTCAGCGCGTTCTTCCGTCTGCGCCGTGAACAGCATAAAGCCCAGCGTGCCGCAGAAAAAAGCGAGAAAAACGCCGCGCAGGAGTAG